One window of Brevibacterium pigmentatum genomic DNA carries:
- a CDS encoding UvrD-helicase domain-containing protein, translating into MTAAAEHTDHAAGADSRAAELLTGLNPRQREAVIHTGSPLLIVAGAGSGKTTVLTRRIAYALATGRAHPGEVLAITFTNKAAKEMAERVSSIVGPASRAMWVSTFHSSCVRILRREAKVLGMKSNFTIYDAQDAQRLVAQILKELGLDTKKYAPRAILHRISNLKNELQTSDDFVPRPNNPADEVLADVFKRYTSRLRLANAFDFDDLIAETVHLFGAFPEVADSYRRRFRHILVDEYQDTNPAQYALIKALAGDGAGGPTGAELTVVGDADQSIYAFRGATVRNIVEFEKDFPNADTILLEQNYRSTQNILDAANAVIANNDDRREKKLWTSEGSGEQIVGWVAENEQGEARFIVDRIDDLIDEEKYTYGDFAVFYRTNAQSRAIEDALVRSGIPYKVVGGTRFYERKEIKDALAYLRVVANPDDDVNLRRILNVPKRSIGDRTEGIIADFADRESISFFTALGRLDEISHLSSRALTSVQKFYDLMQDLRSTAESSPLSRVIEAILEQSGYLESLQKSTDPQDESRVDNLAELVAVAEDFVATREASAVAEPDTPDSTDTDTDTDTVTEATAAAAATDAQTDSAAEAADPDVDDAGSADASTAPGVGPAAIDQFLEQVALASDTDQIPDAELGQVTLMTLHTAKGLEFPVVFLTGLEDGGFPHSRSFENPQELSEERRLAYVGLTRARQRLLVTRAETRSMWGQPQYNPPSRFLSEIPENLISWENTGSFSGGFSGGFGSGGFGSGGYSSGYSSGSRGFGSSRSSGSGSRSRSSASSSTPVAGFPNRIRPNREVISVEVGEKVSHESFGLGTVTEVNGAGDKTVAVVDFGSAGSKRLLLRYAPIEKLG; encoded by the coding sequence ATGACTGCTGCAGCTGAACACACCGACCATGCCGCCGGCGCCGACTCCCGAGCGGCCGAACTCCTCACCGGGCTCAACCCCAGGCAACGCGAGGCCGTGATCCACACGGGATCCCCGTTGCTCATCGTCGCCGGGGCCGGATCGGGCAAGACGACCGTGCTCACCCGACGCATCGCCTATGCCCTGGCCACCGGTCGCGCCCACCCCGGCGAAGTCCTGGCGATCACGTTCACGAACAAGGCCGCGAAGGAGATGGCCGAACGCGTGTCCTCGATCGTCGGTCCCGCCTCCCGCGCCATGTGGGTCTCGACCTTCCACTCCTCGTGCGTGCGCATCCTCCGTCGCGAGGCGAAGGTGCTGGGCATGAAGTCGAACTTCACGATCTACGACGCCCAGGACGCTCAGCGACTCGTCGCCCAGATCCTCAAGGAGCTGGGGCTCGACACGAAGAAGTACGCCCCACGCGCCATCCTGCACCGGATCTCCAACCTCAAGAACGAGCTGCAGACCTCCGACGACTTCGTCCCGCGTCCCAACAACCCCGCCGATGAGGTGCTCGCCGACGTCTTCAAGCGCTACACCTCCCGTCTGCGGCTGGCCAATGCCTTCGACTTCGACGACCTCATCGCAGAGACCGTCCACCTCTTCGGCGCATTCCCCGAGGTGGCCGATTCCTACCGTCGCCGGTTCCGCCATATCCTCGTCGACGAGTACCAGGACACGAACCCGGCGCAGTACGCCCTGATCAAGGCCCTGGCCGGTGATGGCGCGGGTGGCCCAACGGGTGCCGAGCTCACCGTCGTCGGCGACGCCGATCAGTCCATCTATGCCTTCCGCGGCGCCACGGTGCGCAATATCGTCGAATTCGAGAAAGACTTCCCGAACGCGGACACCATTCTGCTGGAGCAGAACTACCGTTCGACGCAGAACATCCTCGACGCGGCCAATGCCGTGATCGCGAACAACGACGACCGCCGTGAGAAGAAGCTGTGGACCTCGGAGGGCTCCGGCGAGCAGATCGTCGGCTGGGTGGCAGAGAACGAACAGGGCGAAGCTCGGTTCATCGTCGACCGCATCGATGACCTCATCGACGAGGAGAAGTACACCTACGGTGATTTCGCGGTCTTCTACCGCACCAACGCGCAGTCACGAGCCATCGAAGACGCGCTGGTCCGCTCCGGAATCCCGTATAAGGTCGTCGGCGGCACCCGCTTCTACGAGCGCAAGGAGATCAAGGACGCCCTCGCCTACCTGCGCGTGGTCGCCAACCCCGATGACGACGTCAATCTGCGCCGCATCCTCAATGTGCCCAAACGCTCCATCGGCGACCGCACCGAGGGCATCATCGCCGACTTCGCCGACCGGGAGAGCATCAGCTTCTTCACCGCGTTGGGCCGCCTCGATGAGATCTCGCACCTGAGTTCGCGTGCCCTGACCTCGGTGCAGAAGTTCTACGACCTCATGCAGGATCTGCGCTCTACCGCCGAGTCCTCCCCGCTCTCCCGCGTCATCGAGGCGATCCTCGAACAGTCCGGATACCTCGAATCGCTGCAGAAGAGCACCGACCCGCAGGACGAATCGCGCGTCGACAACCTCGCCGAGCTCGTCGCCGTGGCAGAGGATTTCGTCGCCACCCGCGAGGCCTCCGCGGTCGCGGAGCCGGACACGCCGGACAGTACCGACACCGACACTGACACTGACACCGTCACCGAGGCGACCGCCGCCGCAGCTGCGACCGATGCGCAAACCGATTCCGCCGCCGAGGCAGCCGATCCCGACGTCGATGATGCCGGTTCCGCTGACGCCTCCACCGCACCGGGAGTCGGCCCCGCGGCCATCGACCAGTTCCTCGAACAGGTGGCTCTGGCCTCGGATACCGATCAGATTCCCGATGCCGAACTCGGTCAGGTCACACTGATGACTCTGCACACCGCCAAGGGACTGGAATTCCCCGTGGTCTTCCTCACCGGTCTCGAAGACGGCGGATTCCCGCATTCGCGTTCCTTCGAGAATCCGCAGGAGCTGTCGGAAGAGCGGCGTCTGGCCTATGTCGGGCTCACTCGTGCTCGGCAACGGCTGCTCGTCACTCGCGCCGAGACTCGCAGCATGTGGGGTCAGCCTCAGTACAATCCGCCGAGCCGATTCCTGTCCGAGATCCCGGAGAACCTCATCAGCTGGGAGAACACGGGCAGCTTCTCCGGCGGATTCTCGGGTGGGTTCGGTTCCGGAGGTTTCGGCTCCGGCGGCTATTCCTCCGGGTACTCGAGCGGCTCTCGCGGCTTCGGGTCATCCCGGTCGTCCGGCAGCGGATCCCGCTCCCGCTCGAGTGCGAGCTCCTCGACGCCGGTCGCCGGATTCCCCAACCGGATCCGTCCCAACCGTGAGGTCATCTCCGTCGAGGTCGGTGAGAAGGTCTCACACGAGTCATTCGGACTCGGCACCGTCACCGAGGTCAACGGCGCCGGCGACAAGACCGTAGCCGTCGTCGATTTCGGGTCGGCCGGATCGAAGCGGCTGCTGCTGCGCTACGCCCCGATCGAAAAGCTCGGCTGA
- a CDS encoding rhomboid family intramembrane serine protease: MSSDHSPRFSAEESRLLFGPDSADSGSPRSGRSANPPVAHLNTTVDRPHLLSRFAPVLILLAVMWVVEIVDAILPADLDFFSLQSWNPLSLYGLVTSPLLHSGFGHLLANTFPFLVLGVVIAFEGKRRFWTVTGITALSSGLGAWLTTLPGQHIVGASGIVFGFFGYLALRTWFTDDLLRKIIYFAIGLFIFVTYGASMIFGMLPQTNDISWQGHLFGFAGGIVAAWWLHRRSEKQKTA; encoded by the coding sequence ATGAGCTCCGACCACTCCCCCCGTTTCTCCGCCGAGGAATCCCGTCTCCTCTTCGGCCCTGACTCCGCCGACTCCGGATCTCCCCGCTCCGGCCGTTCCGCGAATCCGCCTGTCGCACACCTGAACACCACCGTCGACCGGCCGCATCTGCTCTCCCGGTTCGCTCCGGTGCTGATTCTGCTCGCGGTCATGTGGGTCGTCGAGATCGTCGATGCGATCCTCCCCGCCGACCTCGACTTCTTCAGTCTGCAGTCGTGGAATCCGCTCTCGCTCTACGGCCTGGTGACCTCGCCGTTGCTGCACTCGGGATTCGGCCATCTCCTGGCCAATACCTTCCCGTTCCTCGTCCTCGGCGTCGTCATCGCGTTCGAAGGCAAGCGGCGCTTCTGGACCGTCACGGGCATCACTGCACTGAGCTCCGGGCTCGGCGCGTGGCTGACGACTCTGCCCGGCCAGCACATCGTCGGTGCCTCCGGCATCGTCTTCGGATTCTTCGGCTACCTCGCCCTGCGCACCTGGTTCACCGATGACCTGCTGCGCAAGATCATCTACTTCGCCATCGGTCTGTTCATCTTCGTCACCTACGGTGCATCGATGATCTTCGGCATGCTCCCGCAGACCAACGACATCTCCTGGCAGGGTCACCTGTTCGGGTTCGCCGGCGGCATCGTCGCCGCGTGGTGGCTGCACCGTCGCTCCGAGAAGCAGAAGACCGCCTGA
- a CDS encoding Rv0909 family putative TA system antitoxin has product MGLDDLTNKAKDAVNSDKGEEISDQGLDKAADAANNATGGKFEDQINQGREGADGKFGNE; this is encoded by the coding sequence ATGGGACTGGACGATCTGACAAACAAAGCCAAGGACGCCGTGAATAGCGATAAGGGTGAAGAGATCAGCGACCAGGGCCTGGACAAGGCTGCTGACGCCGCCAACAACGCCACCGGTGGAAAATTCGAAGACCAGATCAATCAGGGTCGCGAAGGTGCCGATGGCAAGTTCGGCAACGAATGA
- a CDS encoding 50S ribosomal protein L25/general stress protein Ctc, which produces MADFKLLAEARNEFGKGAARRIRRAGRIPAVIYGHGGDPVHVSLEGHATMLALKHANALLEIESTDGSKNVLAIARDVQIEPVRRDIEHLDLIIVKRGEKIEVDVPIHVVGEAAPGTMVSQEESTIAVKADATKLPELIEVSIEGRPAGEHVLAGQVELPAGVDLIADEEQLIVNVSEEIEMDIESDAEEDTEESTEEEAAEESGAEEASEEE; this is translated from the coding sequence ATGGCTGACTTCAAACTTCTGGCCGAAGCTCGCAACGAGTTCGGCAAGGGCGCAGCGCGCCGCATCCGCCGCGCGGGACGCATCCCCGCTGTCATCTACGGCCACGGCGGAGACCCCGTGCACGTGTCCCTCGAGGGCCACGCCACCATGCTGGCTCTCAAGCACGCCAACGCGCTGCTCGAGATCGAAAGCACCGACGGATCGAAGAACGTCCTCGCCATTGCGCGCGACGTCCAGATCGAGCCCGTCCGTCGCGATATCGAGCACCTCGACCTCATCATCGTCAAGCGCGGCGAGAAGATCGAGGTCGATGTGCCGATCCACGTCGTCGGAGAAGCCGCTCCCGGCACCATGGTCTCGCAGGAAGAGTCGACCATCGCCGTCAAGGCCGATGCGACCAAGCTGCCCGAGCTCATCGAGGTCTCCATCGAAGGCCGTCCCGCCGGCGAGCACGTCCTGGCCGGTCAGGTCGAGCTGCCGGCCGGCGTCGACCTCATCGCCGACGAAGAGCAGCTCATCGTCAACGTCTCCGAAGAGATCGAGATGGACATTGAGTCCGACGCCGAGGAAGACACCGAAGAGTCGACCGAGGAAGAGGCTGCTGAGGAGTCCGGTGCAGAAGAAGCTTCCGAAGAGGAGTGA
- a CDS encoding alpha/beta fold hydrolase yields the protein MSSHDYNRYRVDVPGGQLSVGVWEPVASGPGRVPTVCVIHGITSNHLFFAGLVSALPGVRIIGPDLRGRADSRTLPGPFGMAAHAQDVTAVLDAFAPESPVTLVGHSMGGFVAMTLAGTAAEQNFDTGAEAARRFRGPVLIDGGLPLPVGQPHGDGPVDDLNDEDLDTDDLIAAVLGPAAERLSMTFGSVEEYLAFFAAHPAFVDGLDTVATESFVYDLAAKDDHSFQPSTSVEAMQADSADMYTGSDYREALETVMDSDDSQAEVVFLFAERDLVAAEPGLYPPELTEDFARQWPQMDIVDVQGTNHYDILLTETGIDACAAAVTSRIGAETDGAVE from the coding sequence ATGTCCTCACACGATTACAACCGGTACCGCGTGGACGTCCCCGGAGGGCAACTGTCCGTGGGAGTGTGGGAGCCGGTGGCCAGCGGCCCCGGACGCGTGCCCACCGTGTGCGTCATCCACGGCATCACCTCCAATCACCTGTTCTTCGCCGGCCTCGTCTCCGCCCTCCCCGGAGTTCGCATCATCGGACCCGACCTGCGCGGACGCGCCGACTCCCGCACCCTGCCCGGGCCGTTCGGGATGGCCGCCCACGCACAGGATGTCACCGCCGTTCTCGACGCCTTCGCCCCGGAGAGCCCGGTCACTCTGGTCGGGCATTCCATGGGCGGGTTCGTCGCCATGACCCTGGCAGGCACGGCGGCTGAGCAGAACTTCGATACCGGCGCCGAGGCGGCCAGGCGCTTCCGCGGCCCCGTCCTCATCGACGGGGGACTTCCCCTGCCCGTGGGCCAGCCCCATGGAGACGGTCCCGTCGATGACCTCAACGACGAGGACCTCGACACCGATGACCTCATCGCGGCCGTCCTCGGTCCGGCCGCCGAGCGGCTGTCGATGACCTTCGGCAGCGTCGAGGAGTACTTGGCGTTCTTCGCCGCCCACCCCGCCTTCGTCGACGGCCTCGACACCGTGGCGACCGAGAGCTTCGTCTACGATCTGGCGGCCAAGGACGATCACTCGTTCCAGCCTTCGACCTCGGTCGAGGCGATGCAGGCCGATTCGGCGGACATGTACACCGGATCCGACTACCGTGAGGCCCTGGAGACGGTGATGGACAGCGACGACTCCCAGGCCGAGGTGGTCTTCCTCTTTGCCGAACGCGACCTCGTCGCCGCCGAACCGGGCCTGTACCCGCCGGAGCTGACCGAGGACTTCGCCCGTCAGTGGCCGCAGATGGACATCGTCGATGTGCAGGGGACGAACCACTACGACATCCTCCTCACCGAGACCGGAATCGACGCATGTGCCGCGGCCGTGACCTCTCGGATTGGTGCCGAAACGGACGGTGCCGTAGAATAG
- the glmU gene encoding bifunctional UDP-N-acetylglucosamine diphosphorylase/glucosamine-1-phosphate N-acetyltransferase GlmU produces MSQTHPTAVIVLAAGQGTRMKSALPKVMHPIGGRSLLHHSVAAAAGTSPEHLIVVVRHERDQLVAHLDSLPVSSQRTLLIADQDEVPGTGRATECALTQLPEDLTGTVVVTYGDVPLLTTETITGLVEIHESNANAVTVLSAEVDDPTGYGRIIRDEAGSLLRIVEQKDANETERAVREINSGIYAFDASALREGLASLTTDNAQGEKYLTDVIGHSREAGRSVAATATDDLWQVEGANDRVQLANLGKELNRRQCEKFMRAGVSIIDPDTTWIDVDVSIAADATILPGTQLLGATDIAAGAIVGPDTTLKDTEVGEGAKVVRTHGELAVVGPNASVGPFAYLRPGTKLGESGKIGTFVETKNADIGTGAKVPHLSYVGDAEIGEGSNIGAASVFVNYDGVNKHRTVIGKHARMGSDNMYVAPVTVGDGAYSGASTTVRKDVPAGALAISVAPQRNLEGWVQTNRPGTPAAQAAENASEGERISE; encoded by the coding sequence ATGTCGCAGACTCATCCGACCGCCGTCATCGTCCTGGCAGCGGGCCAAGGCACTCGAATGAAGTCGGCTCTTCCCAAGGTGATGCATCCCATCGGCGGACGCTCCCTGCTTCATCACTCCGTCGCAGCAGCGGCCGGAACCTCTCCGGAACATCTCATCGTCGTCGTCCGCCACGAGCGCGATCAGCTCGTCGCCCACCTCGACTCCCTTCCCGTGTCCTCCCAGCGGACCCTGCTCATCGCCGACCAGGACGAAGTTCCGGGCACCGGACGCGCCACCGAATGCGCGCTGACCCAGCTGCCCGAGGACCTCACCGGAACCGTCGTCGTCACCTACGGCGATGTGCCGCTGCTGACCACCGAGACGATCACGGGCCTCGTCGAAATCCACGAATCCAACGCCAACGCCGTCACCGTCCTGTCCGCCGAGGTGGACGACCCGACCGGGTACGGCCGCATCATCCGCGACGAAGCCGGCTCCCTGCTGCGCATCGTCGAGCAGAAGGACGCGAACGAGACCGAGCGGGCCGTCCGTGAGATCAACTCCGGCATCTACGCCTTCGACGCCTCCGCGCTCAGGGAAGGCCTGGCCTCTCTGACCACTGACAACGCGCAGGGCGAGAAGTACCTCACCGACGTCATCGGCCACTCCCGGGAGGCCGGCCGCTCCGTCGCCGCCACCGCCACCGACGACCTGTGGCAGGTCGAAGGGGCGAATGACCGCGTGCAGCTGGCGAACCTCGGCAAGGAGCTCAACCGCCGCCAGTGCGAGAAGTTCATGCGCGCCGGAGTCTCCATCATCGACCCCGACACCACATGGATCGACGTCGACGTCTCCATCGCCGCCGATGCGACGATCCTCCCGGGCACCCAGCTGCTGGGCGCCACCGACATCGCTGCCGGTGCCATCGTCGGTCCCGACACCACGCTGAAGGACACCGAGGTGGGGGAGGGTGCCAAGGTCGTGCGCACCCACGGCGAACTCGCCGTCGTCGGTCCGAACGCCTCAGTCGGACCGTTCGCCTACCTGCGCCCGGGCACCAAGCTCGGCGAATCCGGAAAGATCGGCACCTTCGTGGAGACGAAGAACGCCGATATCGGCACGGGTGCGAAGGTGCCCCACCTCTCCTATGTCGGCGATGCCGAGATCGGGGAGGGCTCGAACATCGGAGCCGCCTCGGTGTTCGTCAACTACGACGGCGTCAACAAGCACCGCACCGTCATCGGCAAGCATGCACGCATGGGCTCGGACAATATGTATGTCGCCCCTGTCACCGTGGGCGACGGCGCCTATTCGGGTGCAAGCACGACGGTGCGCAAGGATGTCCCTGCAGGAGCGCTGGCCATTTCGGTGGCACCGCAGCGCAACCTGGAGGGCTGGGTCCAGACAAACCGTCCCGGCACGCCTGCAGCGCAGGCAGCCGAAAACGCATCCGAAGGGGAACGGATCAGTGAATGA
- a CDS encoding ribose-phosphate diphosphokinase — protein MNEITTAGDKKLVLVSGRANPELAEQVAENLGTELLPTDIYNFANGEIYVRYSESVRGSDVFVLQSHCAPINEWLMEQLIMVDALKRASAKRITVIAPFFPYARQDKKHRGREPISARLVADLYKTAGADRIITVDLHTAQIQGYFDGPVDHLIAMPILAGYVKDKYPGDLAVVSPDAGRIKVAENWSNSLGGVPLAFIHKTRDITRPNETKANRVVGEVEGRTCVLVDDMIDTGGTIVQAADACMAAGAKGVIVVSTHAVFSGPAVERLSSSVAEEVIVTNTLPLSEDKIFDKLTVLSIAPLIARAVHEVFEDGSVTSLFEV, from the coding sequence GTGAATGAGATTACGACGGCGGGCGATAAGAAGCTCGTCCTGGTCAGCGGTCGGGCGAATCCCGAACTCGCCGAACAAGTCGCGGAGAACCTGGGGACCGAACTCCTCCCCACCGACATCTACAACTTCGCGAACGGTGAGATCTACGTCCGCTACTCCGAGTCGGTGCGCGGCAGCGACGTCTTCGTCCTGCAGTCGCACTGCGCTCCCATCAACGAATGGCTGATGGAGCAGCTGATCATGGTCGACGCACTCAAGCGTGCTTCGGCCAAGCGCATCACCGTCATCGCTCCGTTCTTCCCGTACGCCAGGCAGGACAAGAAGCACCGCGGACGCGAGCCCATCTCGGCCCGCCTCGTCGCCGATCTGTACAAGACCGCCGGTGCTGACCGCATCATCACCGTCGACCTGCACACTGCGCAGATCCAGGGCTACTTCGACGGCCCCGTCGATCACCTCATCGCGATGCCGATCCTCGCTGGCTACGTCAAGGACAAGTACCCCGGTGACCTCGCCGTGGTCTCGCCCGACGCCGGACGCATCAAGGTCGCGGAGAACTGGTCGAACTCGCTGGGCGGAGTGCCGCTGGCCTTCATTCACAAGACCCGTGACATCACCCGACCGAACGAGACCAAGGCCAACCGCGTCGTCGGTGAGGTCGAGGGACGCACCTGCGTGCTCGTCGACGACATGATCGACACCGGAGGCACCATCGTCCAGGCCGCCGATGCCTGCATGGCTGCCGGCGCCAAGGGCGTCATCGTCGTGTCCACCCACGCCGTGTTCTCCGGCCCGGCTGTCGAACGACTGTCGAGCTCCGTGGCCGAAGAAGTCATCGTCACGAACACGCTGCCGCTGAGCGAGGACAAGATCTTCGACAAGCTCACCGTGCTCTCCATCGCCCCGCTCATCGCCCGTGCTGTGCACGAGGTCTTCGAAGACGGATCGGTCACGAGCCTCTTCGAGGTCTGA
- the pth gene encoding aminoacyl-tRNA hydrolase, translating into MSNEAWLVFGLGNPGPKYETTRHNIGQMVIAELASRIGTTLTRTKLRANVGTGRLSTGSVPGLPGPRVVLATSTGYMNESGGPVRALADFYGIDTDRIIAVHDDVDLDFDAIKAKLGGGEGGHNGLRSMTSVLGTKDYLRVRAGVGRPPGRQDTADYVLRPFSKDERTTLPMFVSDLADGVEELIVNGLTDMQQKFHSR; encoded by the coding sequence ATGTCGAACGAAGCATGGTTGGTCTTCGGGCTGGGCAACCCCGGACCCAAGTACGAAACGACCCGGCACAACATCGGACAGATGGTCATCGCCGAACTCGCCTCCCGCATCGGAACCACGCTGACGCGGACGAAGCTGCGCGCGAACGTCGGCACCGGGCGGCTGTCGACCGGCAGCGTTCCGGGACTGCCCGGTCCGCGCGTGGTCCTGGCCACCTCGACGGGATATATGAACGAATCCGGCGGACCGGTGCGTGCACTGGCCGACTTCTATGGAATCGACACCGACCGGATCATCGCCGTCCATGACGATGTGGATCTCGACTTCGACGCCATCAAAGCCAAACTCGGCGGGGGAGAGGGCGGGCACAACGGCCTGCGCTCGATGACCTCAGTGCTGGGGACGAAGGACTATCTGCGGGTCCGAGCGGGAGTCGGACGCCCGCCGGGACGGCAGGACACCGCCGACTACGTGCTGCGCCCGTTCTCGAAAGACGAACGCACGACCCTGCCGATGTTCGTCTCCGACCTCGCCGACGGCGTCGAAGAGCTCATCGTCAACGGACTCACCGACATGCAGCAGAAGTTCCATTCGCGCTGA